A genomic window from Paucibacter sp. KCTC 42545 includes:
- a CDS encoding efflux RND transporter periplasmic adaptor subunit: protein MAETTSTPSSAASNAKPLGQLKIDRQAAGGAKQQPRRRKRWPLVAAGVLALAVVAMLAMPSKPEVQTSSVLQSTPSQQYLQLTASGYVVAQRRAAVASKATGRLLELNVREGTVLKKGDLIAKLDASDVQAAIATAQAGVRQGEAGVRQAQAQQRQADVELANAEAELRRNRSLQTQGFLSEQALDAAQRRFDAARAGQAAALASVGQAQASVAQAQAQVNAQLVNRDYTEIRAPFDGVVLNKNANVGDIITPFSNAAGSQGAVVTMADMSTLEVEADVSESSLAKAKKGQPVEITLDALPEMRFSGHVVGLVPTVDRAKATVISKIQFDKLDPRILPEMSAKVSFLSQAPTTAEQQPVLAVNPKTLLERDGQTWLMRIKREGEKELLQAVQVKPGRKLGDVVEVTALGGGTLKSGERLVLSPTAQLKDGGQVKLATK from the coding sequence ATGGCTGAGACGACAAGCACCCCCTCCAGCGCAGCCTCCAACGCCAAGCCGCTGGGGCAGTTGAAGATCGATCGCCAGGCCGCTGGCGGCGCCAAGCAACAGCCGCGCCGGCGCAAGCGCTGGCCCTTGGTCGCTGCGGGCGTGCTGGCTTTGGCCGTGGTCGCCATGCTGGCCATGCCGTCTAAACCTGAGGTGCAGACCAGCTCGGTGCTGCAAAGCACCCCGTCCCAGCAATATCTGCAGCTCACCGCATCTGGCTATGTGGTGGCGCAGCGCCGCGCGGCGGTGGCCTCCAAAGCGACAGGCCGCTTGCTGGAGCTCAATGTGCGTGAAGGCACGGTGCTCAAAAAGGGCGACTTGATTGCCAAGCTGGACGCCAGCGATGTGCAGGCGGCAATAGCCACCGCCCAGGCCGGCGTGCGCCAGGGCGAGGCCGGGGTGCGCCAAGCCCAAGCCCAGCAACGCCAGGCGGATGTGGAACTGGCCAATGCCGAGGCCGAGCTGCGCCGCAACCGCAGCCTGCAAACCCAGGGCTTTTTGTCCGAGCAAGCGCTCGACGCCGCCCAGCGCCGCTTCGATGCCGCCCGCGCCGGCCAGGCCGCCGCGCTGGCCAGCGTGGGCCAAGCCCAGGCCAGCGTGGCCCAAGCTCAGGCACAGGTGAATGCCCAGTTGGTGAACCGCGACTACACCGAGATCCGCGCCCCATTTGACGGCGTGGTGCTGAACAAGAACGCCAATGTGGGCGACATCATCACGCCCTTCTCCAATGCCGCCGGCTCGCAGGGCGCGGTGGTCACCATGGCCGATATGTCCACGCTGGAAGTGGAGGCCGATGTCTCGGAAAGCAGCCTGGCCAAGGCGAAGAAGGGCCAGCCGGTCGAGATCACCCTCGATGCCTTGCCCGAGATGCGCTTCAGCGGCCATGTGGTGGGCTTGGTGCCCACCGTTGACCGCGCCAAGGCCACGGTGATCAGCAAGATCCAGTTCGACAAGCTGGACCCGCGCATCCTGCCCGAGATGAGCGCCAAGGTCAGCTTCTTGTCGCAAGCACCAACGACCGCCGAGCAGCAGCCCGTGCTGGCCGTCAACCCCAAAACCCTGCTGGAGCGCGACGGCCAAACCTGGCTGATGCGCATCAAGCGCGAGGGCGAAAAAGAGCTGCTGCAGGCCGTGCAGGTCAAGCCCGGCCGCAAGCTCGGCGATGTGGTGGAGGTGACGGCGCTGGGCGGCGGCACACTCAAATCGGGCGAGCGCCTGGTGCTGTCGCCCACGGCCCAGCTCAAGGACGGCGGCCAGGTCAAGCTCGCGACGAAGTAA
- a CDS encoding ABC transporter ATP-binding protein has translation MSSPNDALIRIRDLSKSYQRGGQDIPVLLDIQLDVMPGDFVALMGPSGSGKSTLLNLIAGIDQPSSGRIEIGGVDIATLSEGQLADWRARNVGFIFQFYNLLPVLTAFENVELPLLLTDLSAKQRREHTLAALAMVKLDDRMDHYPNELSGGQQQRVAIARALVSDPTLIVADEPTGDLDRHTGEEVLGLLDELNRELGKTIVMVTHDPKAAARARRMVHLEKGVLVDEDPLGAGR, from the coding sequence ATGAGCAGCCCGAACGACGCCCTGATCCGCATCCGCGACCTCAGCAAGTCCTACCAGCGCGGTGGGCAAGATATTCCCGTGCTGCTGGACATTCAGCTCGATGTGATGCCCGGCGATTTCGTTGCCCTGATGGGCCCCAGCGGCTCGGGCAAAAGCACTTTGCTGAACCTGATTGCCGGCATCGACCAGCCCAGCAGCGGCCGCATCGAAATTGGCGGCGTTGACATCGCCACCCTCAGCGAAGGCCAGCTGGCCGATTGGCGCGCCCGCAATGTCGGCTTCATTTTCCAGTTCTATAACTTATTACCTGTGCTGACCGCGTTTGAGAACGTGGAGCTGCCCCTGCTGCTGACCGACTTGTCGGCCAAGCAGCGGCGCGAGCACACCTTGGCGGCACTGGCCATGGTCAAGCTGGATGACCGCATGGACCACTACCCCAATGAACTCTCTGGCGGCCAGCAGCAGCGCGTGGCGATTGCGCGCGCCCTGGTCAGCGACCCCACCCTGATCGTGGCCGACGAGCCCACCGGCGACCTGGATCGCCACACCGGCGAAGAGGTGTTGGGCCTGCTGGACGAGCTCAACCGCGAACTCGGCAAGACCATTGTGATGGTCACCCACGACCCCAAGGCCGCGGCCCGGGCGCGGCGCATGGTGCATTTGGAAAAGGGCGTGCTGGTGGATGAAGATCCACTCGGCGCCGGCCGCTGA
- a CDS encoding ABC transporter permease gives MFILKLLLKNAFRHKLRTSLTMVGLVVAICAFGLLRTIIDAWYAGVEGSSSTRLVTRSAISLTFPLPMNYAQRLKSVEGVAGISWSNWFGGIYISERNFFPQFAVEPVSYLALYPEYRLKDAERIAWLRDRQGVIVGRKLADKFGWKVGDQIPLRGTIYPGTWTFNLRGIWDGAEAKTDESQLLMHWSYLNESIRKLYPKRADAVGVYILGINEPQNAALISQRVDEQFKNSLAETLTETESAFQLSFVSMSEAILVAINAVSLIIVVIIMAVMANTMTMTARERLAEYATLKALGFAPSFVVKLLFGESLLIALIGGLAGLALTLPLAAGFAQAAGTLFPVFQVSTLTMSLQLLAAIVVGAVAAAWPAWKMSRIDIVQGLRHVA, from the coding sequence ATGTTCATCCTCAAGCTGCTGCTCAAGAACGCCTTTCGCCACAAGCTGCGCACCAGCTTGACCATGGTGGGCTTGGTGGTGGCGATCTGCGCCTTCGGCCTGCTGCGCACCATCATCGATGCCTGGTATGCCGGCGTGGAGGGCTCCAGCAGCACCCGGCTGGTGACGCGCAGCGCCATCTCGCTGACCTTCCCGCTGCCGATGAACTACGCGCAGCGGCTCAAATCGGTGGAGGGCGTGGCGGGCATTTCCTGGTCCAACTGGTTCGGTGGCATTTACATCAGCGAGCGCAATTTCTTCCCGCAGTTCGCCGTGGAGCCGGTCAGTTACCTGGCGCTCTACCCCGAGTACCGGCTCAAGGACGCCGAGCGCATCGCCTGGCTGCGCGACCGCCAAGGCGTGATCGTGGGCCGCAAGCTGGCCGACAAGTTCGGCTGGAAGGTGGGCGACCAAATCCCTCTGCGCGGCACCATCTATCCCGGCACCTGGACCTTCAATCTGCGCGGCATCTGGGACGGCGCCGAGGCCAAGACAGACGAGAGCCAGTTGCTGATGCACTGGTCCTATTTGAACGAGTCCATCCGCAAGCTCTACCCCAAGCGCGCCGATGCGGTGGGCGTCTACATCCTGGGCATCAACGAACCGCAAAACGCCGCGCTGATTTCGCAGCGGGTGGATGAGCAGTTCAAGAACTCGCTGGCCGAAACGCTGACCGAAACCGAGTCTGCCTTCCAGCTCAGCTTTGTGTCCATGAGCGAGGCGATTCTGGTAGCCATCAATGCGGTGAGCCTGATCATCGTGGTCATCATCATGGCCGTGATGGCCAACACCATGACCATGACGGCGCGCGAACGCCTGGCCGAATACGCCACGCTCAAAGCCTTAGGCTTTGCGCCCAGCTTTGTGGTCAAGCTGCTGTTCGGCGAGAGCTTGCTGATCGCCCTGATCGGCGGCCTGGCCGGCCTGGCCCTGACCCTGCCGCTGGCGGCGGGCTTTGCGCAGGCGGCGGGCACCTTGTTCCCGGTGTTTCAAGTCTCCACCCTGACCATGAGCTTGCAGCTGCTGGCCGCCATCGTCGTCGGCGCGGTGGCTGCGGCCTGGCCCGCTTGGAAGATGAGCCGGATCGATATCGTGCAGGGGCTGCGGCATGTGGCTTGA
- a CDS encoding ABC transporter permease — protein sequence MRAIPLSYIARNLWVRRVTTLLTAGGMALVVYVFATVLMMSEGIRATLVATGQPDNVIALRKGAGAEINSAVDRGQAAILESLPGIATDASGKPLLTKEPVVLNNLPKRGSGKPSNVTVRGTSPQALQMRPQVQLVEGRMFRPGTSEIVTGRAIASGFQGAGLGETLRFAGRDWTVVGVFDAQRSGFDSEIWGDAEQMLQAFRRNVFSSVVFRIADASQFEAIKAQIEADPRMTVELKPEMQFYAEQSEALAKFISILGTALSVIFSIGAIVGAMITMFAAVASRTGEIGTLRALGFRRGAVLIAFLGESLLLSLVGGLIGLAAASLMQTVNISTTNFQTFSEIAFQFKLTSAIVWQTLLFALFMGFVGGFIPAWGAARMKIVDCLRAA from the coding sequence ATGAGAGCCATCCCACTGTCCTACATCGCCCGCAACCTCTGGGTGCGGCGCGTCACCACCTTGCTCACCGCTGGCGGCATGGCCTTGGTGGTGTATGTGTTTGCCACCGTGCTGATGATGAGCGAGGGCATACGCGCCACCCTGGTGGCCACCGGCCAGCCCGACAACGTGATCGCCCTGCGCAAAGGCGCCGGGGCCGAGATCAACAGCGCCGTGGACCGCGGCCAGGCCGCCATTCTGGAAAGCCTGCCCGGCATCGCCACCGATGCCAGCGGCAAGCCGCTGCTGACCAAAGAACCGGTGGTGCTGAACAATCTGCCCAAGCGCGGCAGCGGCAAGCCCAGCAATGTGACGGTGCGCGGCACCTCGCCGCAAGCCTTGCAGATGCGCCCGCAGGTGCAGTTGGTGGAGGGCCGCATGTTCCGCCCCGGCACCTCGGAGATCGTCACCGGCCGCGCCATTGCCAGCGGCTTTCAGGGCGCGGGCCTGGGCGAGACGCTGCGCTTTGCCGGCCGCGACTGGACCGTGGTGGGCGTGTTCGACGCCCAGCGCAGCGGCTTCGATTCCGAAATCTGGGGCGACGCTGAGCAGATGCTGCAGGCCTTCCGCCGCAATGTCTTTTCCAGCGTGGTGTTCCGCATTGCCGACGCCAGCCAGTTCGAGGCCATCAAGGCGCAGATCGAGGCCGACCCGCGCATGACGGTGGAGCTCAAACCCGAGATGCAGTTCTACGCCGAACAGAGCGAAGCGCTGGCCAAGTTCATCAGCATCCTGGGCACGGCGCTCTCGGTGATCTTTTCGATCGGCGCCATCGTCGGCGCCATGATCACCATGTTCGCCGCGGTGGCCTCGCGCACGGGTGAGATTGGCACCTTGCGTGCCCTGGGCTTCCGTCGTGGCGCGGTGCTGATCGCCTTTCTGGGTGAATCTCTGCTGCTCTCGCTGGTGGGCGGGCTGATCGGTTTGGCGGCGGCCTCGCTGATGCAAACGGTGAACATCTCCACCACCAATTTCCAGACCTTTTCCGAAATCGCTTTTCAGTTCAAGCTAACCTCGGCCATCGTCTGGCAAACCCTGCTGTTCGCGCTTTTCATGGGCTTTGTGGGCGGCTTCATCCCGGCCTGGGGCGCTGCGCGGATGAAGATTGTGGATTGCCTGCGCGCGGCCTGA
- a CDS encoding choice-of-anchor J family PEP-CTERM protein: MFKKAMTALALSAAIASAHSEVLINEGFDNITTLASAGWILDNASTPVGTAGWGQGGVNLFDAHSGDVGSYISGNYNNAAAGGQISNWLITPTFSNATALQLSFYARADAGPGLADLISFGASTGGSNAADFSMGSVITVPTNDWTKYTITFAAHGAGSVARFAINYTGAADTANFVGIDTLSVNAVPEPSTWLMLAAGLGGLGLLRKRKAAR; encoded by the coding sequence ATGTTCAAGAAAGCCATGACGGCGTTGGCCCTGAGCGCGGCGATTGCAAGCGCACATTCCGAAGTCCTGATCAACGAGGGCTTTGACAATATCACCACGCTGGCAAGCGCCGGCTGGATTCTGGACAACGCCAGCACGCCCGTAGGCACCGCCGGCTGGGGCCAAGGCGGCGTCAATTTGTTCGACGCACACTCCGGTGACGTTGGCTCCTATATCTCCGGCAACTACAACAATGCTGCCGCCGGTGGTCAGATCAGCAATTGGCTGATCACCCCCACCTTCTCCAACGCGACAGCCCTGCAACTGAGCTTCTACGCCCGGGCCGACGCAGGTCCCGGCCTCGCCGACCTGATCAGCTTCGGCGCCAGCACCGGTGGCAGCAATGCCGCTGACTTCAGCATGGGCTCGGTCATCACCGTGCCGACCAATGACTGGACCAAGTACACCATCACCTTCGCCGCCCATGGCGCCGGCAGCGTGGCACGCTTCGCGATCAATTACACCGGCGCTGCCGACACCGCCAACTTCGTTGGCATCGACACCCTGTCGGTCAACGCTGTGCCCGAGCCATCGACCTGGCTGATGCTGGCCGCTGGCCTGGGTGGCCTGGGCCTGCTGCGCAAGCGCAAAGCTGCGCGCTGA
- a CDS encoding post-PEP-CTERM-1 domain-containing protein yields MNKISFAAATGLALAALAQPAFAHGDHAAAPSATAAGSSLVVVRDAESGQLRAATPAELSKLELQANRNQSLRSSLGAVQVPMQKSHASGARGARVTDAFISMSVAVKKADGSVAQECFESPEEAQAALKSAAAQAKIANKLATE; encoded by the coding sequence ATGAACAAGATTTCCTTTGCCGCCGCCACCGGCCTGGCCTTGGCCGCCCTGGCCCAACCCGCTTTTGCCCACGGCGATCACGCTGCAGCCCCCAGCGCCACCGCAGCCGGCAGCAGCCTGGTCGTGGTGCGTGATGCCGAAAGCGGCCAACTGCGTGCCGCCACACCCGCAGAGCTGAGCAAGCTGGAACTGCAAGCCAACCGCAACCAAAGCCTGCGCAGCAGCCTGGGTGCCGTCCAGGTGCCGATGCAAAAGAGCCACGCCTCCGGCGCCCGCGGTGCCCGCGTGACCGATGCCTTCATCAGCATGTCGGTCGCCGTGAAGAAGGCCGACGGTAGCGTCGCCCAAGAGTGCTTCGAGTCCCCTGAAGAAGCCCAGGCCGCGCTCAAGTCCGCCGCCGCCCAAGCCAAGATCGCCAACAAGCTGGCCACGGAGTAA